In Oryctolagus cuniculus chromosome 18, mOryCun1.1, whole genome shotgun sequence, the DNA window ATGACACTGGCCCAGTCCCCGGGTAAGCCTGAGCCAGGTTACCCTCCcgctccaggggctgggggagtcAGGCTCTCACCACTCCTCTAGTCAACATTCTTAACACCTGCTCATTTCACACCCACGTGTTTGAGAGTtgtccctgccaccacctgggGCTGTGGATTTCCTGAGCAGCACTGACTGTGGATTATTTAGGTAGGAACACTGCCGATGGCTGAGGCTGCCTAGAttgccctgggctgggcaggcttGGTATCCTGAATCCTGAGCCCCTTGGCTGGTGTTACTATGGCAAGACCTAAGGAAGGCAGAACAAGGAgggcagacaggcagagggacacTACCCTTGCCCTGGGCCACGAGCCTCAGAACTAGGGTAATGTGGGCTTGTGGGCCTCCTGCAGAGGTCTGGGGGGAGGACCCTGTGATGCTCACACTGGCTCTGAAGATGGCCCGGCAAGACCTGACCCGTGCCCAGATGGAGCTTAACACCATGAAGGCCAACTTCGGAGATGTGGTACCCAGGAGGGACTTTGAAATGCAGGAGAAGACCAACAAGGATCttcaggagcaggtgctggggcacaggctgggccaggcagggtaGGATAGGGGCCAAGCAGGTAGGGAGTTCAAATCAGAGACCCTGCCCACAGCTGGATGGCCTGAAAGCTGACTATGAAGAGGTGCGCAAGGAGCATGAGCTCCTGCTACAGCTGCACATGAACACGCTCAAGGAGCGGGACCAGTTTTTATCGGAGCTGCACGAGATCCAGCGCACCTCCACGCCCCGGCCTGACTGGACCAAGTGCGAAGGTGGTGATGGCCACTGGGACCCCGGGGCCCACTGCAGGGGGTGGGCTGGACTTCAGCTCCCTCTCCGCACCTGCAGATGTGGTGGCTGGGGGCCCAGAGCGCTGGCAGATGCTGGCTGAGGGCAAGAACAGCGACCAGCTGGTGGACATCCTCCTGGAGGAGATTGGCGAGGGGCTGCTCCGGGAGAAGGACTTCTTCCCTGGTCTGGTAGGAGAGTCCTGGGCAGAAGGCTTGGACCAGTCGCAACAGCCAGGCAGTGCTGCTAAGGAGACCTGAGCTTCTAAGAGAACCATCTGGCTCTCTTCCTAGCTTGGGAGGGGGCCCAAGATGGACCTAGGGATGAGCTGATATCCTTCCTCCCTTCCAGGGCTTTGGGGAATCCATCCCCGCTTTCCTGCGGTTTGAAGGCCCCGTGCAGAACAAGAAGCCAACCAAGAAGGACGTGGTCAGCCTCCTCAAGGACGTCTGGAAGGAACGTCTAGCAGGGGATAAGGTCAGAGCTCACCAGCCTTGTTGGCTCGGTGTGAACTTCAGATCGGGTCGTCCAGGGGACCCCCTTGAGGTGCTGTGAGCCGGAAGGGGGAGGGCCAACCAACCCTGGAGCAGGCTGACCAAACATTTCCCTCATGCTGCAGAAAGAGAAGTTCCCAGACTTCTTCTTCAGTTTCCTGGAGCGTCGCTTTGGGCCCCGGGATGCCATAGCCTGGGCTTACACCCTTTTTGAAAACATCAAGCTGTTCCGCTCCAACGAGGTCATGAGTCAGTTCTATGCAGTTCTCATGGGAAAGGTGAGCTTGGGCCTGGCCTGCACCTACTTTCCGTGAGAAGGCAGAAAGGAGCTTTTGCCCCCAGCatagcccagctctgccctcactACTCCAGGAACAGCAAACGAGTGAATGCTTCCCTCCCTGTAGAGGAAGGAGAGTGTATATATCAACCAGAAGGAGTTACTGGCCTACTTGCTGAAGGAGATGACAAATGCTGACAGTCAGAACGAGGGGCTAATAACCATGGAGCAGTTCAGGTGAGCGGCCAGTCCAGGCCACCTCAAACTCCTGCCCACATCCCTGGGCAGGCTCCTGGGTATGCAGGGAATAAAGGGAGCTCAGTGCTTGCTGCCCTTCTGACCACTGgtgcaggcagcagaggacgcaggagatgggagggcagGCCTCAGCCACGGCCCGCTGGCCTTCGTGTCTCCCCACAGCACCATCCTCAAGAACACCTTTCCTCTAAAGAAGGGAGAGCATATTCAGGAGCTGATGGAGATAGGAGGCTGGCACCCCAACAGCAGCAATGCAGACTTGCTCAACTACCGCTCATTGTTTATGGAGGTGGGTCAGCGGCTCCAGGAACCTGCCCGGCCCCTAGCCTAGTCTTGGCTGCACCCTGGTCAGTGTGCCCCTCACCTTGCCTTGTGACCCCTCACAGGATGAGGAGGGCCATAGTGAGCCCTTTGTGCAAAAGCTGTGGGAACAGTACATGGATGAGAAGGATGAGTACCTCCAAGAGCTAAAGCAGGAGCTGGGCATGGAACTGTGAGTGACCGTGGGACCCTCAACCTATTCACAAGTCCCCAGGCTGGGCTAGTCCCTCAGGGTGGCATCTCAAGCCCCTGGATCTCCCTATGCACTAACTGTGCTGCCGGGCACTATACACTGCCCCAGCCTGGCAGAAAGGAGGGCACCTTGGCATCTGGAGTCAAGGCCTGCTTCTTTTTTCTTGTGGGCCAGCCGTGATGAAGTGACCGTATACAAGATGCGTGTAGCCCTGATGAACATCGACCCCAGCCTGGATAAGCAGACTCTGAGAGCCTACCTAAGCCAGGCCTTCCAGCTTCTGCCATCAGAACTGCCAGAGGAGGGCAATGAGAAGGAACACAGCATTGCGACAGGGCTCAAGACTGCAATGGAACAGCTGCAGGCGGCTGACATCAAGCGCATGGGACCTCGAGAGCAAGAGCCTGCAAACTAGGGCCCCACGGGCAGTCCGAGTGCTCCAGGGCTGCTAACCTCTGATTTTTAGTATAAAAATTTGTTGGAACCCATGGCTTTCTACAAGCTGTGCTAGGGAgtcaggggggtggggagggagacctAGCCCCTGGATATGCAACAAAACGCAGAATGTTCCATGATACTTTACTTTATTGATGTTAGGAGGCaaggaggagacctggaagagtatACAGGCCAAGGGACCCCAGATGCAGacagggcaagtgttgtggcctGGCCACTACTGGGCAGGGAAGACGGAATTGCCACTGAATGCACAGGGGATGAGCAGCTGCCGGTATTCCAGGGGCAGATGCCGCTCCACAAGGACGTGCAGTGAGACTTGGTCAGTGACCAGGCCCTGCctgcagcagagggagagaaCGGACAGATGGTGTCAGCGTCAGCACTCCCACACCCGCACCCCCCATTCCTCACACTCACCGCCGCATCAGCAGTTCCAGATCCTCCGGCCTCACAGTCTTGCGGCCAGCATGGGCAGCAAATACCTCCAGGTCATTGCAGAGATGCTGGAAATACTTGTCTAGACTGCCAAGGTGAGGGGAGGGAAGATGGACGGTCTGTTGCTGACCTGAGGgcgcctctccccaccccaggtgTCTAGAACTCACCATTTCTCCACCACCTCAAGAGCTGCCTTCTCCATGGGCATCTTAGCATAGAAGCTAAAGAGTTTTGCATAGTGGTTCAGTCCAGTCTTATGTGGATCCTGacggggcctggggccagcagctCGGGGCCTGGGGGGACGCCTGGCCAACACAGGCTCTGAAGACACACTGGGGGCAGGAGTGGACAGAGATGGCTGAATTGCTGTCTGAAAAGGTCCCAATTCAAAGACAAGTTTTGCTGGCTCCTGTGGAGGCTGGGGACCATGTGCTAATCAACCTGGATTAGCAACCCCAGccttggggggagggcaggggccaccTAGAGGCCTAGTCTTTCCTTGGGTCCTGTTCCTTCCCAGACTGGACCCAATGTTTTAGTCTAGCCCCTGCTTGCTCAGGAACGTGACCTCCAGGCCACAAAatggcttttttctccccttAGTCCACGACTGCCTATCCCCTAAtccacctccaggaagccttctgtgACTATATACTGATCTTGTACTTCCCCTCCACCCAGGTTCCTCTAAGCCTCCAGGATGACAGACACATTCTCAGGGAACATCCCCCAATGCGTGCCGCTCTGCTAGGTAACCATCTGTGTAACTATAGGAAGGGGACAACCGACGCCAGGGTCAGTGCCTGCCCCCTTCCCATGAAGACCATGAGGTGGCGGCGTCACGGGGTCTTACACTGCAGCACCAGGCCGCGGGGTTGGCTCAAGGAATGGAGGCGGCTGTTCAGCCTGGAGAAAGCTGGGGGTCCTGGAGGCCATTGCTGGACTTGCTGCggaggaaaggcagagtcataggaGGCTCAGGCTTGACCATCCCACCTCGTCCCACAGGCCTGGTCCTTGTCCTCGCTCAAAAGTCCCACCAGCTCCAGCCACACAGTGACCCTCAGAGTCTTCCTGGCCCTCTAACACCCCTAGTACCTAGAAATACAACCCAAGCAAGCTCCTGTGATGTGTCAGGGCTTGAACACAATGTCAccatgtggggccggtgctgtggtgtaacaggttaagccgccacctgcggggctgacatcccatatgggtgctggttcaagtcccggctgctcctctttcagtccagctctctgctatggcctgggaaatcagcggaatATGGCCGAAGTGCaggggcccctgtacctgcatggaagacccggaagaaggtcctatCTCCTGATCAGCCGAgttctgaccattgaggccacttgcggactgagccaacagatggaagactttgtctctccctctctctgcgactctacctctcaactaaatacataaatcttaaaaaaaaaaaaaaaaaaaaaagccaccactCACCACGATCCCTGCTCTGGGCCTCTTACCTGCCCTGCCAGAGGGGTCCTCATCTCCTGAAGATACATCCGACTCCTCAGCCTCCACGGCGCCCTGGGATCCCATTGATTCTGTCACCTCTGGAGGAGCAGCAGGCCATGGATGTGGCTCTGAGAGCAGAAAGACAGAGTAGCAAAGACAGACCCGCCCACTGAGGGGAGACGGTCCAGAGCAGTACCAGGACACACAGATCTGCGATCTCCGGGCCCAACACTGACTCTGCTCTTAGAAGCAGGAGGGGCCCACAACCAGGAAGCACACATATGGGCTTGAGGATGGACAACCACTAGCGCCAACTCTCACCCAAGTTAAGCTTAGCTCCAGGCCACTTGTCCCACATACTCACTGTCATTTTGCAGCCCAGGCTGACTGCTCTGTGTCCAGTGGTCCACAGCCTTCTCTGTATCTTCAGTCTCATTGTGAGAGGGATGGGGCAGGGAGTGATGCACACTAGGGGAACGGCCAACCAAGGGCTGGGAGAAGGGCTGGGTGTCCTCCAACACAGTGTCCGTTGGCACAGTAGCCACAGGGGTTCTGAGGCTATTACCTAGAGGTCAAGGGCACTCAATGTATGCAATGCCTACCTGCTACTACCCAGAATTaccaggccctgggctgtgggctcCCTGGGTCGGTCCCGAGGAAGAGAAGACAACACAGCCTTCAGCCTTACCTCCCTTGCACAGCTCTCGTGCTCTTGGCCTGGCATTCCCAGGCCTCCACAGCTGCTCCCTAGTCCCTGAGCAGCGCATCTGTGCCTCAGCTCTCCACTTCTCACTCTGCCCCTCTAGCCAGGACCCCCGTCTTACTATGGTGAATTTAAGCTAAAATCAAGTTCCTGGGTCTGCTCTGATCGGCTAGCTGATCCTGAAACTCTGCATTTTCAACCTGCCAACAAGCTCCAGCCACACCAACCTCCCTTCCACACTCTGTCCTGTAGCTTCTCAAGGATACGACGTTCTCAGAAACACTTGGAGAGGGCTCTTACAGGCCTGTGTAACCTACCACACTATCAAGGATGGAACACCTTGTGGAAAGAGAGCAGAAACTCTTCATAGACTTACTGGCCACGCTagctccctggctttggccacacTGAGAAGGGAGCAATGCCAGACTCAGCACACCTCCTATCTATCATAGAGGGAGAACTTTCTCCAAAAGCCGCAAGTGGAAAACCTCAATGTTACCTGAAGGAGCCAAAGAAGTATCTCGCAGATCTTGCAAAAGGACACCCACGTCCACAGCTCGGCGGGTGGGGGGTCTACGGGCCAAACCAGGCCTCTTCACAGACTGTGGCTGAACAGGGGTGGCAAAGGTCAGGTTGAGAGAGCTGGTGGGAAGGAGGAGGCACATGGGGAAGTCAGGCACCTGAGCTCTCGTCACTCTGAATGCAGCCACTGTGCCGAGAGGCTAAGACAGTCAGGGAGCAATGTGACAGATTCCACCTCAGCCAGTACCCTGCCTCCCCGAGCTTCTCCACCAAACCCAAACAAGCAGCATCACCTGGTGAGGGAGGAGGCGCCGGCAGTCTCAGGAGGCTCTGTCAACGACCAGCGAGAGGATGTAAAAACAAGAAATCACATAAGTTACCAGGCCCTCTCAGGGAGGAGAAACCGGGTACCAACAGATGGTGCCCAGGGCCTCACCTTGGGAGAGAGGCAGCCCTTGGTCCACTTCTTGCTGAAACACTGACAgcctcagcctctgcttcctcctgccaTGGGCCAACAGGCCTGGCGCCAGGCTCGTGGTGGGCTCAAGTTCAGGAAGTTGCAGCTCCAGGCTACAAAGATGGAGTTCATCTCAGAGAAGCCTAATTCTGGCTCTGGGGGCTCTCAAGAAGCTCCCCATTAGATCCGCCCAACAGCCCAGTCCAACGGGGAGACTACTCTTCACCTGCCCCGACTGCTTTCCCGTCTAGGGGGCTGGACCACCGGCGGCGCTGGTGCGGGCTTCACCACTGACTTTGGCACAAGGACAGAAGATTCTGGGGCTGTAAACAACACCGAGAGGCTGGGGCTGACAGGACAGGCTTCCTGAAGGAAGGCTACCACAGGACCAGTGTTGGACTGGCCGCCGACTCTGCCCACCGGCCAGCACCCACTGACCTGTAAGTAGGATGTTCTTCAGCAGAGTCCGGGGTGTCTGTTCGTCCAGGTGTCTACTGGCCTGGGTGTGGGCCAGTCGGCTGACAGACTATGAACAAAAGCACCAAACAACCAGTCTGTTTGCTTAGAAATTCCCTCAAGGTACGCACCAGAGTACAGCTAGACTTGAGCGACCCCTGAAGGCAACCAGGACCCTAGAATGGCCAGTGGGCTGGGCACTTACCCTGGTCCCATGGGAGTGTCGTCTGGCAGTCGACTTTCTTTGGCTGCTCCGCCTCCTGGGTGAAGGCGTTTCAAGCAGGGTTCTCTGGGTCCTGTATAAAGATCAGTGGATGTGGGAATTACAGaggggctgggggtagggggcagAGGATGAAGGCCCGACTTGCCTTCACCAGGGGTCTTGGCCTGAAGCCCTTTAGTGCCTCCCGTAGTCCCTGTTCCCGGCCCTGGGTCAACAGGAGTGTAGGTGAAGGAGAACCCCAGGCTATGGAAGAGACAAGGAACATGACTGACTCAGCCAGAAAGAGCGGCTGAGGTGTCACAGAGGTGACCACAGCAGAATCCTAAGAGGACAGCAGTGGCTGACTGCTGACAAGAGGAGCAACGGAAGGGTATCCATCCCAGACTTTAAAATAGCAACCTTTGTACTCCAAAAATACGTGCAATTACCGTGtgtccactaaaaaaaaaaaaaaaaaaaaaaaaaaaaaacaaaaaaacacacacacacacacacaaaaaacctttCTTTAAAATCCAAGGATATCTGCGTATTCTTAAGGGTTCTAAGTATTTGTCAGGATATGACAGCAACTTTCACATGAGCCACCCCAGCCCTCGTCTCTCCACTGCAATCAGGTCCCAGAGCCAGGTTAACGTCGCCAGGGCTCCCAACTCATCAGCACTACCACGAGTGGCTTCCCGTCCCCTATAAAGGAACTGCACTGGCTCAGGCCGACAGATACCAACTTCTGCACACTCTGCACCCATGAGCTCACCACGTCCCTCACAAACTGACACTCCCGCCAAGTCAGGCCAAGTTCCCTGCTCCCCAGCAAAGCGACTTTCCAGTTCCTGCCTCCCGACTGGGCTCTCCGGCTCCTCGCCCATCTTCCAGCTGGGAGCCACAGAGACAACAGCGAAAGGTGGAGAAGTTCAAGGCAGAGCCTGGACACACACCCCCTGGGCTGCTGTGAAAGTAACCcagagaacagaacagaaactcagaCTCTGAGCGCCTGTCCGTCCCTCGGGTCGGGCTCTGTGGTCCCGAGGCCGGGCTGCCCCGAACCCCAAGAAGTGGGGGCATAAACATCTGCGCCCGCACCCAGCTGGGGCGGTGACGTCAGTTCTCAGGGATCTGGACTCAGTGTCTCTCTCCGAACGGGGGTGGCACCAGATTCCACCCCGATCTCACTCCCGCGCCCCGACGCTCAAGCACTCGAGCAGCACCCTCCAGTACCCAGCTCGAATACTCCGGGGTCGCCGCGGGGAGCGCGAGTCCGCTGTATCCAACACGCGCCGTAGCAGCGTGCGCGTCGTAGGCTCGCTGTTGGGACTGTAGCCGTCAGCCATGGCTTCAGCCGCCCAGCGTCTCAACCGCCCCCACAGCCGCAGCCGCAGCGTTCCCGCCACCCTATTTAAGGGAAGTCTCGCGATACTGCTGCACAGGCCCACGGGAATTGTAGTTCTCGCCCTACCGCGGCACGCTGCGTGTTGCGTGGTGATCTGGAACCCTGGCCTCATGAGGATCCCTACGTGGAGTGAGCCTGGGCAAGTGGATGCAACCGATCCAAGTCTTGGTTTTCTCGTCTGTACATTGAAGATGATACACACCTAATAAGGAACGTGTAATGATTTCATGAATCAATGCTTCATGCTGGTCTGATACTGGGAAAGAGAGAATCAATAAACAGCCGTCACTATTAGAATACCACTCtgccggctcaataggctaatcctccgcctgcggcgccggcacaccaggttctagtcccagttggggcgccggattctgtcccgcttgcccctcttccaggccagttctctgctgtggccagggagtgcagtggaggatggcccaagtgcttgggacctgtaccccaagggagaccaggataagtacctggctcctgccatcagatcagcacggtgcaacAGCCGccgctgccattggagggtgaaccaacggcaaaggaagacctttctctctgtctctctctctctctcactgtccactctgcctgtcaaaaaacaaacaaacaaaaaaacaccactcagtcccatctccctctcccagaAAGGGGAGACACTTGAGCCTGGGAAAAGAACTTTGTGCTATGGGTGACCTGGTCAGCTTTGCATAAGTAAGAGCTCTGTAGGGTCTAGGGTCTGAATCTATCAGAAGAGACTAGGTTTATAGGCTCCAGGTTTAGTTACTGAGTCATTTGTGATCCGGAACAAATGTTGGTATCTCTAAACAAGGCCGCTGTGGAATGAATCCCAGTTATAAAAGTTCTGTTAATGCTGGAAGTGCTTACCATATTTTCCACCAGTTGATAGTCCTGCTCCCAGATTGAGTGTTAGGTACCTGATACCCCACACAGGCATGAACATGTATGTGCTTGTTAGAAAATGGAGAAGCAAAGAGGGCCGGTGTGGTGGCAGAGGCCGgagtctggctgcttcacttcccatccagctccctggaatgtGCCTgagcaagcagtggaagatgacccaagtacttgggcccctgccacccctgtgagtgGTCATGATTGAGTTTCTGGGTCCtcgcttcagcttggcccagacctggtgttgcagccatttacagagtgaactggtggatggttCATTGTCTgtctttattataaataaataaataatttttaaaaaatggagcaaagaaaaatagatttttgctTCTCAAAGAGAGTTGCAGAAGAAAAGCATAACCAATATTTCTTATCATTTAGATCTGATTTCCCTGTTATCTGAGTTTGCCAGTCCTTTACAGACACATTTTGATGATAACTATCAACTACCTAAATGCAATATTTGTTTATTAGTAAAGCTTGAACTGGATAATAGAAAGAAAACACCAACATCTTTCAAAAAAGTTCGAAACAGGAGCTTAAGTCTGTGCACTTATTCTGTGTGCTCATATAGTTGATTAAGCTTCATAGTAATTAATGGTttaaagcaggttaagccgctgtctgcagtgccagcatcccatatgggcacctgatcaattcctggctgctccacttctgatccagctccctagtaatgcacctggaagaacagtgaaagatggtccaagtgtttgggtccctgcacccacatgggagacccaaaggaaagctcctggctcctggctttggcctggcccagccctagccgttgtggccacttggggagtaaaccagtggatggaggatctctttctctcttctctctctgtatctctgcctttcaaataaatacattttttaaagctaaTAATAAAGTtaacaagtttttttcttttgtaagtttttgtttatttaaagatttatttatttatttgaaaggcagagttacagagagagggggagagacagagatgttccatctgctggttcactccccaaatggttgcaaaggcctaaagccaggagcctggaactccatccgggtctcccacgtaggggcaggtgcccaaacactagggccaaaTGCTGcattccaaggtgcattagcagggggctgtagcagacgtggagcagccgggccttggaCCTTCACAGGGGATTCCCAACAGCAGCCCAACCTGCttcgccacaatgccggcctctttTGCAAGCTTTCAAATACCctgcctgttttgtttttatataaaataattataaataacacATACTAGGGTTCCATTTCATATCTGTGAGGGAAAAAAATGAGCGTATGTCAAGAGAaagggtgaagaggcccaagaaAAAGTGAGCAGAAGTGGGAATTCAGCAAAAGCAGGCTGGTTTGTAGCCCATTCCTGGGGAGAATTGCCTGGCTCCTCCCACATTTTCCAAAGGCCTTGGTCGCCATTTTCCCCCCCAAAGCAGTGGAGCTGGGCAGGCTGTTTTGTTGTAATGCAAATTAGTTTGCCTATTCCACAAGCCATTTTGGATTAGCTGGTTCCAGccgggctactctgcttctgagccagtttcctgctaagccCGCctagggcagcagatgatggctctagtacctGAAtcctggccacccacgtgggagacccggatggagttagagctcttggcttcggccttttgggggcatttggggatggaagatccttgtcactctgctttcaaataaattaatacttttttttttttttttaaaggaaggaacCTTATAATAACCCCAAGTTGCCTGCGGAATAAAAATCTCAAACCTTTTAATACGGCTCAGTCGAATCTTTCCCGCCTTCTGCGGTCCTCCTCCCAGGCTCAATAGGGCGGGGCAACTACCCCTCCCCACCCAAGCTTTTCCACGTTTTTTCTTCTTGGACCCTGGCCCCCATTTTCTCCTCTGTCCTGTTGATTCCTTTCTACGCATTTACATCTGTCCTCCAAAAAGGCATTCCTCCAGGTGGTCTGGTTCCACACTCCACTGCTTTGCAGATAGGCAGGTGCCCATTTAAGTCACTAAGGGAATCAACGCACGCAGCGGCTGAATCGGGATTGTCCTCAGAGCAGTGAAAGGTGCTCCTGACGCCCTTCGGACGCCGGGGCCCATGTTTCTTCTCACTCCCCCTGCAGGAATGTCATCGATTCTAAGGCACGGGGTTTGGGATCTCTTGGGGTAGGGAACAACCTCGCCCCAATTCTGGTCCACAGTAACCCGACCTCTCCCTTAGGCGGCGCGCAAGGCCGCGCCCACCGAGCTCAGCGCCAGGCATCACGGGACTTGTAGTCTCCGTGAGGGCACACTTACGGCGCTTGCGCACTTGTGAGGGGGCACGTTCCTCACCCCCATCAGGATTCCGGGTCCTTGTGAGGGACAGTCCCTGCAACAGCGTTCCAACCGGACACAGCGCTCTCGTCCTCCAGGAACAAGCCAGGTCGGGGAATACTCCGCTCTGCAAAGGTTGTTGGAGGGCTTTGAAAAGCGGTAGGAATAAGCACGCCCCCTCTCCGGAAGTGAGCGACGCCTGGCGCGGTGCATTGTGGGGGGCGTAGTCCTCCTTCCCAGGCGGTCCTTCGCGGCGTCCCCGGGGCCGACTCCCGAGCGCAGGCGGGCGGCCGGGCAGGCGTCGCAGCGCGGGCCGGCGGGAAGCGTACTCTGGGCACGGGGCGCCGGGCAGGCCCGGCTGCGCCAGGCGGCAGTAGTGGGAGGCTGCCTAAAGCCTCGCGCGGCGCCGCCCGTCGAAGGGCGGGCGGCGGCGGACCGACCCGGCCGTCGAAGGGCGCAGGAGGCCGGAGGGGCCGTGCTGGGCGGCGCGGCGCAGCGCAGCCATGCCTGGCTTTACGTGCTGCGTACCGGGCTGCTACAATAACTCGCACCGGGACAAGGCGCTGCACTTCTACACGTTTCCTAAGGACGCTGAGCTACGGCGCCTGTGGCTGAAGAACGTGTCCCGTGCCGGCGTCAGTGGGTGCTTCTCCACCTTCCAGCCCACCACGGGCCACCGTCTCTGCAGCGTTCACTTCCAGGGCGGCCGCAAGACCTACACGGTGCGTGTCCCCACCATCTTCCCGCTGCGCGGCGTCAATGAGCGCAAAGTAGCGCGCAGACCCGCGGGAGCTGCGGCGGCTcgccgcaggcagcagcagcagcagcagcagcagcaacaacaacagcagcagcaacagcaacagcagcagcaacagcagcagcagcaacagcagcagcaagcgTCGCCGTCCGCCTCCACTGCCCAGacctcccagctgcagcccaacCTGGTGTCTGCCTCCGCGGCCGTGCTCCTCACCCTTCAGGCCGCCGTAGACAGCAACCAGGCTCCGGGATCCGTACCGCCGGCTCCCACCACCCCCTCCGGAGAAGACGTGAAGCCCATCGACCTTACTGTGCAGGTGGAGTTCGCAGCCGCAGAGGGTGCGGCCGCAGCAGCTGCTGCGTCGGAGCTAGAGGCCGCCACAGCGGGGCTGGAGGCCGCCGAGTGCCCCATGGGCCCCCAGTTGGTGGTGGTCGGGGAAGAGGGCTTCCCTGACACTGGCTCCGACCACTCTTACTCGCTGTCGTCAGGCACCACGGAGGAGGAGCTGCTGCGCAAGCTGAACGAGCAGCGGGATATCCTGGCGCTGATGGAAGTGAAGATGAAAGAGATGAAGGGCAGCATCCGTCACCTGCGTCTCACCGAGGCCAAGTTGCGCGAAGAGCTGCGCGAGAAGGATCGTCTCCTGGCCATGGCTGTGATCCGCAAGAAGCACGGGATGTGAACGGGTCGCCCTGCGGCCTGCGGCAGTCCTCAGGCCGCTGTGGGACTCCCCTGGACTCCTGGGGCACTAGTTGACAGTACTGAGGATTAGGGCAGCTGGACTCATGCTGGTGATCTGGCGATCTCACTTGTTTCCTCCGTACACAGCGGTCTGGGGCCTCCGACTCTGCACTGGTGACACCAGCATTTGTGACTTGGTTTACCCTCTTTCCCCAGTTTATGTTGCAGATTCTGGTCAAGCAGAGGCTTCAGAACCAGTGAACTTGAAACTTAACCCctgagggttgcaggtgggatgc includes these proteins:
- the TSNAXIP1 gene encoding translin-associated factor X-interacting protein 1 isoform X4; amino-acid sequence: MDSSQSRCCSFSSVSRTHPRPSGVTMDGFSISGSKSTQKHTLSQKRKTLPYREIFEFFIEDFKTYKPLLSSIKNAYEVMLAHQREKIRALEPLKAKLVTVNEGCNEKILAMRAEERNELSMLKTEKMHLLKLIDKKNEEKISLQSEPPPHQVTKLRKNLAEEYLHYLTERDARKILIADLNELRYQREDMTLAQSPEVWGEDPVMLTLALKMARQDLTRAQMELNTMKANFGDVVPRRDFEMQEKTNKDLQEQLDGLKADYEEVRKEHELLLQLHMNTLKERDQFLSELHEIQRTSTPRPDWTKCEDVVAGGPERWQMLAEGKNSDQLVDILLEEIGEGLLREKDFFPGLGFGESIPAFLRFEGPVQNKKPTKKDVVSLLKDVWKERLAGDKKEKFPDFFFSFLERRFGPRDAIAWAYTLFENIKLFRSNEVMSQFYAVLMGKRKESVYINQKELLAYLLKEMTNADSQNEGLITMEQFSTILKNTFPLKKGEHIQELMEIGGWHPNSSNADLLNYRSLFMEDEEGHSEPFVQKLWEQYMDEKDEYLQELKQELGMELRDEVTVYKMRVALMNIDPSLDKQTLRAYLSQAFQLLPSELPEEGNEKEHSIATGLKTAMEQLQAADIKRMGPREQEPAN
- the TSNAXIP1 gene encoding translin-associated factor X-interacting protein 1 isoform X7 yields the protein MLAHQREKIRALEPLKAKLVTVNEGCNEKILAMRAEERNELSMLKTEKMHLLKLIDKKNEEKISLQSEPPPHQVTKLRKNLAEEYLHYLTERDARKILIADLNELRYQREDMTLAQSPEVWGEDPVMLTLALKMARQDLTRAQMELNTMKANFGDVVPRRDFEMQEKTNKDLQEQLDGLKADYEEVRKEHELLLQLHMNTLKERDQFLSELHEIQRTSTPRPDWTKCEDVVAGGPERWQMLAEGKNSDQLVDILLEEIGEGLLREKDFFPGLGFGESIPAFLRFEGPVQNKKPTKKDVVSLLKDVWKERLAGDKKEKFPDFFFSFLERRFGPRDAIAWAYTLFENIKLFRSNEVMSQFYAVLMGKRKESVYINQKELLAYLLKEMTNADSQNEGLITMEQFSTILKNTFPLKKGEHIQELMEIGGWHPNSSNADLLNYRSLFMEDEEGHSEPFVQKLWEQYMDEKDEYLQELKQELGMELRDEVTVYKMRVALMNIDPSLDKQTLRAYLSQAFQLLPSELPEEGNEKEHSIATGLKTAMEQLQAADIKRMGPREQEPAN
- the TSNAXIP1 gene encoding translin-associated factor X-interacting protein 1 isoform X2, encoding MDSSQSRCCSFSSVSRTHPRPSGVTMDGFSISGSKSTQKHTLSQKRKTLPFHFSMGSHLSPWPTHASGQTILQKRKPCSSDDYQRRSGSWQQPLSTAKPRYLEQLENYLRKELLLLDLGTDNSQELRLQPYREIFEFFIEDFKTYKPLLSSIKNAYEVMLAHQREKIRALEPLKAKLVTVNEGCNEKILAMRAEERNELSMLKTEKMHLLKLIDKKNEEKISLQSEVTKLRKNLAEEYLHYLTERDARKILIADLNELRYQREDMTLAQSPEVWGEDPVMLTLALKMARQDLTRAQMELNTMKANFGDVVPRRDFEMQEKTNKDLQEQLDGLKADYEEVRKEHELLLQLHMNTLKERDQFLSELHEIQRTSTPRPDWTKCEDVVAGGPERWQMLAEGKNSDQLVDILLEEIGEGLLREKDFFPGLGFGESIPAFLRFEGPVQNKKPTKKDVVSLLKDVWKERLAGDKKEKFPDFFFSFLERRFGPRDAIAWAYTLFENIKLFRSNEVMSQFYAVLMGKRKESVYINQKELLAYLLKEMTNADSQNEGLITMEQFSTILKNTFPLKKGEHIQELMEIGGWHPNSSNADLLNYRSLFMEDEEGHSEPFVQKLWEQYMDEKDEYLQELKQELGMELRDEVTVYKMRVALMNIDPSLDKQTLRAYLSQAFQLLPSELPEEGNEKEHSIATGLKTAMEQLQAADIKRMGPREQEPAN